In the Leishmania mexicana MHOM/GT/2001/U1103 complete genome, chromosome 34 genome, CCATTCTTCGTCTTTTCCATCCCTTCGAATTTTACCTGCTTACCTGAACGTGCAGCGTGccgtctttccttttttttcgttttcgcATGTTTCTTTCCATTCTTGTTCCTGTTCGCTTTTCTGTGTAGGCCCTCCTCACGTCGTCGCTCGTGAGTGTAATGCTCTgactgcccccccccctctctctctcgcgcgcgcgcgccgtctCTTCTGTCTCCAGAGTCGCCACACACCCGTGCGATGATCTGTCGCCCTCTCCCTATTATCTTCTACTTCTCTTTCCGTGTgtaccctcccccttccgctCTGCCTTGCGTTTTGCTGATTAACTCTCCTGCTGTGCGGCTCGACGTGCTTTCGCTTTTCCCACCCAGCACTGTTGCTGACTTGCCTGATTTTTTCGTTACCTGTATCTTCTAAAcgggaagaagggggaggctTCTTATGGGACTCTCTGTGGGCCCTGCTTGTGCgcgagagaaaagaaaaaaaaaggaatgTAGTAGACTCGCCTCGTGAGTTGCTGATGGGATGACCAACCAGCTTAGCTCATTCGCAAAGAAGCGAAAAATCAGCTTCActtgatgtgtgtgcgtgtgtccttggctttttttttcgcttgcTTGCTTTTCTAGTGCTTCCGTTTCCTTTTACTTCCCTCCTCACCCCTTCCGCCTTGCGTTTCTGTGAGCGTGCGCGACGCCTCTGCGTCTTCCTTGCGCGTGTGGCTCTGACTCTGCAGTCAtcttttgtgtttttttttctctctggGGGTGTTTACTTTTCAtgttgttctctctcctcccccctcccacccagCGCCCCGTTGTCCTCTTGTCATGTCCCCCACATTCTTGTGACGCtgtttgcgtgtgcgtgcgtgcgtgttgtaCGAATTTTTCCCGCCCATCCCCTCTTTCTCTACTTCATCCTGAGCActttcctgtgtgtgtgctttctttttttgttgtgaATCTTTTAAATATTTGagatggtgtgtgtggggtgtgtgttggggagggagaggagggttGGCTTGGATTGGCTTCTCTTTGATCTGTCAGCGCCTTTTAAAAAAAATTAGTGTCGCCGTTGCCCTTACCCAcgctgtgtgtgtcggcATGATGGTGTCAAACTTACCGAGTGAGTGTtgttattttttttttttggatgTGTGCCGGAATGGCCCAGGAGCCTAGAgaagcgcgcacgcacgtgagagggaagagggagatgtgtgcgtgtgtgtgaaaTGAACTTAACTGGAACGTGATACCCTTGCTCGCTGATACTGCACTGCCGGATGGTGCCGATGAAGACACCCTTGACttgcctctcgctctcgtttcctttgtgtgtgtgtggccggCTTCTAtttcttccctctcttctccatctGTTACTCACGCCGCCGTGTGTTtttgcttctctctcgcgtgtgtgtgtccccgCTGTTGTCTGCGCTCTTGGCATttcgggaggagggggattGTGCAAGTCACTGTGTGTTTGCGCGACgttctcttttcctctctcacgcacacTTTGACTCCCCCCTCGCTTCCCTTCTTGTGCAGCGAGTGAGTGCCTCTTGCCATCTTTTTTGTGTTGTCTCTCTATGACTTGATGTTGCTCAGACGCCTTCGTTGACTGCGACGAACGAGCTCTAAGCAATATTCATCATGCTTCTGTCTTGAACTCGGGTATTCGGCTTTTCTgtgtctcgctctctcttttcctttatccccctccgcctctcctgtGGATGTACTTGCATTGAGCATTATGTATTTTCctgctctctttctctctccatccCGTAAGTTCTCCCAGTCTGTCCCGGACGTCTCTCGCGctcgtttttttctcttctctcccccgcGTCGCATCGGGTGCGCGTCAATAAGCGCGTGCTGACAACGTCGTTGTCGTGCAGAGGTTGCCACGGAGCGGGGCGATTGTGGGCAGGGGcgaagcgagggagaggagacaACTCTGCTTGGGCGacaagagagagcggcgtTGCCACTGCAAGAAACAGAGTAAAGAGGAGGGCAAAAGGTGTGGGAGACGGCGTGGCAGACCCGCCGTCCTCCACTTTCATAGCTCAAACATGCACGGATGCACACAAAACACAAAACGATCGATGTGCCGTGCCGATCGTCACCTCGCTCGAGGGAGCTCCAGCCGGAGGCTCGACTACTACTTTCTCCACATACATACGCTTAAAAAAAAGACCATCAGTGCACAAGAGCACCAACAAAATCGAATCAGCAGAGAGACGCATGTCGAGGACGCAAGGGAAGACGCGGCCCTTTTGAGTCTGTGTACCTTTTcctgtccctctctttttctcctGCTGGagaggcgcgtgcgcgtgcacctcTTGTGTAGGCGCCGAGTAGTGGAGTGGGGCTGCGGCGCTTCcggtctttttttttggtcgGCAACACGGCACTTTATCATTGGTCGCAGCGAGTGGAAAAGAGGCGCCATGTTGCTCTTCAGagtggcacggcggcgtgTGCGAATGAGCCCGTGCAGTGTACACGCATGGCACTCCAGGTTTTGCACCTCCGATGATGGGTGCTGCCATCGGGTGTGCAaccgtacacacacgcatacctCTGCCGAAGTAcgccttccccctctccgtcCATCTTGCTTTCGTTTGTGGCACCGCCTTGGCGTCAACTCCATCCTCGTTcgtttttctcttctccatccTCGCTCTGCTGCCCGGGGCCTGCACCACTTGCGTTGTCGGCgtctccgcccctctccaCTTTGCTCGTGCATCTGTTTCTCGTCACGGTCGTCACACGGCTCACACGCGAGAAAAACGGCCGAGCTAAACGCATCCGCAACCAAATAAAGGCAACACAGGTGCTAAGGGAAAGGGGctgaggaggaaggggagggaagggctGCTGCATCATAAACCAGCGTACATTCTCAGCGGCTTGTGTGCCGTGGGTCATAATTTTGACAGCGGCAGTCACTGAGCTCTCACCTCTTCACCCTggcacacacgtgtacacatacgcccctccctccatccgagcacacgcgtgcacgcgttGCCAGATGTTGCTTCAAGACGGCTTGATAGCGCAGCAGTTCGCAGTCATTTTCCgcgttgcgcagctgcttcagcaggcggcgctctCGACTTCAACCTCCAAACGGACCTACAGCATCGGTGCCGTACGCGAGGTTGGCGGGGCAGAGgtgtcggcgctggtggcACTGCCTGGATTGAGGATTGAGAGCAGCAGTTGCGGGctagcagcggcgcaggccCACACCACATCGCACGCTCGTCCACAGCGCGACGCGAAGGCGAATGCGGCGGATCGATCAGTCTTGCAGAAGCATTTGCAGCTGCCCCTAGTGAATGCCGATGAGAGCGTTgccacgctgcagcagctcggcgGGATACTGGACGAGGCTGCACGACAGCTGCAAGCGAGCGTGGACGCTCAGCTGGTGGACTTTTATGTTCACTTGGGGAAGAAAGCCAACGCAACGCTGCCAGCGGGGACGGGAGGGCCGAGGGAGTGCGCGACGTCAGCACGGGGCTCTCCGCAGGACCGCCTGACATCTCGACTGATTTCTCGACCGTCCTCGAGACAGGTGCCACGGTCGCAGCACGGGGACATCGGTTCATCGTTTCGGCTCAACGATGAAAAGGGTGGCGCATCTCGCACGGGGTCTTCTGGACCTTGCGCTACCTTTCCACTGGACGCAGACGACACCAAAAAAAATCCCAGTGCCAAGGATGCTGCGGCGGGAGGGGTGGCTTCCGTCACGGTGACTCCAGGTGTGGACGCCGCACGCATTGAGGGCCCTGTCATGCCTTCCGTCGGCATCGCCACGCCTCGTTCTCTCAACGCACAGCAGCCACAACGCGACACCCACTCTCGAGTCGGCACCCCAAGTGGGCTGCAGAGCGCACCGATGACACGTCGCCTCGAGGAAGAGCGTGCGGCTGCCTCAGAACTGCAGtcgtttttctctctcctgttGGAGGCCGCTCTGCGACTGACCGGCGGATCCGCGGCGGCTGTCTACATGGACGACGCACCGCAGTTGGCTGCCGGGGGAACAGGGGGGTTTCTCAGCCGCCCCGCGGCctccacggcagccgcctcaGGCACTGCCGGCAGTGGCCGAGCGCAGTTCCTGCACTGCGTGGCACACTCACAAGGCAACTTCCCCTCGAGCATTAGCTATGCCGTCTCAAACGTGCTGACGACGGTGGTGACCACGGGCGTGGCGGTGAACGTGCATTATAGCGAGTCTTCCCTCCTGCGCCTGGGTGTAGGTGCGAACTCCGGGCCTGGCGATCTCGACTCTGCGCGCCATCCCAcagcggcgggcggcggcatcactgccaccgacggcgctggcaggCGACTTCGCAACGACAGCAGTGGTTGTTCCCACCGCACCCTCTTGGACATGTACAATGGCGTCGTTGTCCCGATCAAGGGCATCGGTTGCCTTGTACTGGCCAATAAGACGAAGACGACCGCCTTTGAtgtgacggcgccgcgcttcAGCATCTTTGACGAGCATGTTGCGTGGAGTGCCGCGTTGCTGAGTGAGGCCGTGCTACACAGGTAcgagcgccagctgctcttGCGAGTCGCGTGGTCCCCATCATGCGTTAGTGCGCTGCGGCCGTACATACAGGAGAACTGGCCGCTGCGCAAGAGCGCGAACCCCTTGCCTTCCTGCGACGGCCCGCCGACGATGCCGGGGCGGAGAGGGCTGCAAAGCAGAATAAGCTCGAAACGCCTTATCACTCGAGCAAGTAACGCTGCCGCGAACCTGTCCGCCGCCGATGTGGACAACGCCGCCGTTTCGGCTCTCGTCTTTGATCCACAGAACGACATCTTCTCCAAGACACTAACGATGGTGCGCACGGGCGATCCGAAGGTATTGAAGGCTCTTCCATCGCGGCTGCACACTTCCTCTCCCATCCGTTCCTGCCGACGGCCGATCAACGCCGTCATTAGCGCCGTGGccgcagaagcggcggcgccgggaTCGTCCGCAAAGCTCAATGACGAGGAGGTGTTccacgctgcggcggagTACATTACGAATCTAGAGTCCTTGTGGCACAGGACAATTTCCGAGAGTAACACGATGCACACCATGGTCGAGCGCTACAACAATCAGATGCGGAAGCAGGAGGAGACTATTGCGCTGTTAGAGGCGAAGGTGCGAGAGCTGAGCATGCAGATGATGCAGCTAGAGCGCCGCGGGAACTTTACGCGCCTAAGCGCAGTGTAGCgcaggaggggggggggtagtgTGCTACGCGGACCTCGCTCTGACATTGGTAGATTGGCCTCGAGTCTGCCTCCTGCCCGCTGCATGGGCCCTTGTCCCTactttctcttctttttaTTCCGCGTGCGCCCTCCACCCTTCCTTCGCTGGTCCTTGTGGCGCTAGAGTGCCTATGTCGCTGCTaacgccccctccccccactcacCGCGTGCAGTGGGGGTTGAAATGGTTCAACGTCTGCTGCGCTTCATTCCTTTTGGGCTCTCGGTCAGGCTGGGCACTGCGCGACGCCACTGCGTTCACACGCTTTTGATTTCTTtggtgtcctcctcctctccaaAGTCCCCACATGGCCCTTTATCacttccttctctctctctctcgctatcCTTCCCGCCTCACTTGCGACGTCTCCGGGTCGACGTACGCCCACGGGAGTGTTCGCCAGTAACTCTAATTTCGCCGTGCTCTTTCTTCCTGGTAAACGAAGCGTGCGGGCTTAGGggacgcggaggagagggagagagggcagtGATGAAGCACGGAGGGGACAAGCCAACCGTGCACACACTCCGCTTACGCGAGCAGaggcgggtggtgggggtgggggggggcgaaaaGCATTGACATCatcttccttttcttgtttGTTGTGATCGATCCTCTTATGGTGCACCTTGTCGGTGCGCTCGTGTGAGCCTCCCCCCATGCTGCCgtccctcaccaccaccatcaccaccaccaccgcttcTTTGATTGTTNNNNNNNNNNNNNNNNNNNNNNNNNNNNNNNNNNNNNNNNNNNNNNNNNNNNNNNNNNNNNNNNNNNNNNNNNNNNNNNNNNNNNNNNNNNNNNNNNNNNTCCCATGTATGCTGTATGGATACTGCTGCTATAACTGCCCCGGTgaatgcccccccccccccccatcttctttttttcctctcttgctcttcttgcTCTTCGTCTGCACGTCAAACAGGTGCGGTGATGCTCGATCTCTATAATGTAAAACGTCGTcaaccccttccccctccctcccccatttTCCTTTTCATATGTACACACTGCGGCACTTGGGGAAGGACTTGCACTGCGCCCAGCAAGACATTGTACCGTTTtttcccctttctctctccgtttATTCGCCGATGTGTGCCGATTATGTTGGCGCACGCTCCTCACCCGAGTCTCAAGAAGCCGTCGTGAAACCAAGCGAATAGAAAGAACAACATGGTCACTTGTTGGGTATGAGGCTCAGTGGCACCGCTCTTCGTCGACATAGACGATGCGCCGTTATCGTTGGCGTTGAAGGGCGGACAAGTTGGGGCGCGCAGCGGAAACAAGCTGAGGTGAAGCGTGGGGTGGTGATCGAGGTCGTGGTCGGAGTCTGCAGCTCCTTTCCCCAAACTCCCCAGACCCACAGACATCCGCAAGGGAGGAGCTGAGACGGGCCACTTGTGCTTTTCCCTTCTctgcgctctcgcctcctctccttcctttGTGTGCGCAAGGCAGGTTGTGCACTGTGTAGCTCAACGGTGCCGCTCCTCTCCCCGCCTTCCCACAGGTGTAAGcactgcgcacacgcactcgcgaTTGCTTTGtatctctccttctctcttcatCTCTTTTCCATCCGCCTACTTGCCATActgctgcccttctccttcctctccttcaTCTGAATGCATTGCTCACACGCTCGTGCATCGCGTGCGCACCTTTCGCGACATgcttttcctcctccatcttgcTCCCCTTTCTGCACTCACCATCATGCACATTCGACGCACCTCTTTCCTCGCTTTACCCCGTCTCCGCTCACAACAACAGAGGTTTTCGAACACTCGCCCACGCACTCGAGATGCCGTTCGTCAAGGTCGTGAAGAACAAGGCGTACTTCAAGCGCTTTCAGGTGAAgtaccgccgtcgccgcgaggGCAAGACGGACTaccacgcgcgccgccagaTGGTGCTGCAGGACAAGACGAAGTTTGGCTCGCCCAAGTACCGCCTTGTTGTGCGCATCACGAACAAGGACATCATTGCGCAGATCGTGCAGGCGAAGATCGTcggcgacgaggtggtgatggccgCGTACGCGCACGAGCTGCCTGCGTTCGGGATTGAGCACGGCCTGACAAACTACGCCGCTGCGTACGCGactgggctgctgctggcgcgccgcacgctggcgaagctgGGCATCGCGGACAAGTTCCAGGgcgcgaaggaggcggacgGCTCGTACTCTGCTGTGCGCACGAagaaggacgacgagggcgacgacgaggagcgctTCCCGTTCAAGGCGATCCTGGACGTCGGCCtcgcgcgcacgacgaccGGTGCCCGCGTGTTCGGCGTGCTGAAGGGCGCGGTGGACGGCGGTATGgctgtgccgcaccgccccaACCGCTTCCCCGGCTACAACAAGGAGAAGAGCTCACTGGACGCGAAGGTGCACCGCGACCGCATCTTTGGCAAGCACGTTGCGGAGTACCTGAAGcaggtgaaggaggaggcgagctCGAACCCCGACGAGAAGTGCGTGCAGTTCTCGAAGTACATGGCCGCGAAGGTTTTGCCGGAGAGCATCGAGGGCATGTACAAGAAGGCGCACGCGGCGATCCGCGCGGACCCGTCGAAGTCGCTgccgaagaaggcgaagaaggagagcGTCGCGCACAAGAGCTACAAGACGAAGAAGCTGAGCGGCGCGGAGAAGAGGGCCGCCGCGAAGGCGAAGGTCGCGGCCATCCGCGAGCGCCTCGGCAAGTAAgtcagctgctgcgtctgAGGACTCTCGCTGGCTTGTCTGGACGCACAAGGGCTGGATGCCTGTGCCTCTGTTTCTGTTTCGATCACgcctttctttcttttttattAAAATGGTGTTGGTCCGTGTCCTCGAATGGTTCTGGTGTCTTAACAAGTGACTAAGCAGCCGCACGAACAGTGAAGGGCGCACCCACGAAGCATGGGAAAAAcaatgcagcagcagacaatgcacacgcacacgcacacgcatgcacaggaACGAAAAAGATGGACACCCCAAAACAGGCGAACCAGCGCACGAGGGAGCGGGGGGAGCTTAGGCGGGGaaagaggtggtggtggtgagggagaggggcgcgaGGGAGCGGTGAACAACACCAGCAACACAACATCGCGCTCTTCCCGGCATTGTCCTGCTTGCTTCTGTCGTGCGCTCAACTATCCTGCTGCTTCTATCGCTGACTGCTGACCCTCCACTTCTTCTGTTGAACAACCCTATGCGTTGCGGTGATGGCACTGCGCAAACCACATCCACAACGGCATGATTCCCATGCGCATGTTGGCAAATTGGGTGCGCGCGATCGTCACAAAGAAACCCGCGAAACACTCGCCCACGCACTCGAGATGCCGTTCGTCAAGGTCGTGAAGAACAAGGCGTACTTCAAGCGCTTTCAGGTGAAgtaccgccgtcgccgcgaggGCAAGACGGACTaccacgcgcgccgccagaTGGTGCTGCAGGACAAGACGAAGTTTGGCTCGCCCAAGTACCGCCTTGTTGTGCGCATCACGAACAAGGACATCATTGCGCAGATCGTGCAGGCGAAGATCGTcggcgacgaggtggtgatggccgCGTACGCGCACGAGCTGCCTGCGTTCGGGATTGAGCACGGCCTGACAAACTACGCCGCTGCGTACGCGactgggctgctgctggcgcgccgcacgctggcgaagctgGGCATCGCGGACAAGTTCCAGGgcgcgaaggaggcggacgGCTCGTACTCTGCTGTGCGCACGAagaaggacgacgagggcgacgacgaggagcgctTCCCGTTCAAGGCGATCCTGGACGTCGGCCtcgcgcgcacgacgaccGGTGCCCGCGTGTTCGGCGTGCTGAAGGGCGCGGTGGACGGCGGTATGgctgtgccgcaccgccccaACCGCTTCCCCGGCTACAACAAGGAGAAGAGCTCACTGGACGCGAAGGTGCACCGCGACCGCATCTTTGGCAAGCACGTTGCGGAGTACCTGAAGcaggtgaaggaggaggcgagctCGAACCCCGACGAGAAGTGCGTGCAGTTCTCGAAGTACATGGCCGCGAAGGTTTTGCCGGAGAGCATCGAGGGCATGTACAAGAAGGCGCACGCGGCGATCCGCGCGGACCCGTCGAAGTCGCTgccgaagaaggcgaagaaggagagcGTCGCGCACAAGAGCTACAAGACGAAGAAGCTGAGCGGCGCGGAGAAGAGGGCCGCCGCGAAGGCGAAGGTCGCGGCCATCCGCGAGCGCCTCGGCAAGTAAGTCGAGCGCTCACCTCTGAATACGCGAGTCTCTTTTGGTCTCCTGCTCTGACGCCTCTTTTCTGATTCCTGTTCCTTTGGCTGAAAGAAGTGCATCCGCATGGTTGTCTTGGAACAGGGACAGCGaggcgcgctggcggcaaccgcgtgcgcacgtgccgctGAGGGAACCTCAtatatttcttttttttttgttttcatTGCTAATTTTCTGTGTGTCTTTTTCTCGGCCTCTTGTCGCGtctgctccccctctctcaccacTGATGGGGCGCTAGCGAGGCGGAAAGGTCAGAGCTTCCTCGTTATAAGTCATTAGAAGGGCTGCACGGGCACACCCTATgaaggaggaaggggtgcTGCGTGGAAAAGGGAGCGCAGTTGGCCAGAACGCAAGCGTGCGCGCTTGTAGGTGGGCGCTTGCTTGCtactttttttctctccgcTCTGCTCTGGCTAGCGATCTTCGCCATTGCCGAGTGGGTGTTGGCCTGTCTCAGAGACTGCAACACTGCTTCCCGGTACGGGCTGTGTGTGGTcatcgcgtgtgcgcggctgcAACGTGTGTAGGGGGAATACAGGCACGGTCCTCCTTCGATCTCCGCTGCCATGGACGCGTCCTGTGGAAGAGCCTGCCTGCGGATTGCCTTTATGCGGGCGCTCTTCCATCTCTGCGGCAGCACAACTTTCTGCGCGTGTTGTTCCTCTGTTTGTTCTTTGGCATCTCCGCTTCTGTTGGTGATGGGTACTGCCTCGTGTCTCCATGAACTACAACGACGGCTGCACatcttccccttccctcgtGGATACAAAACTCATGCCTGTGCGACTTTCTCACCTTCGCCGCTCGCTCATGCATCGGTTTGACGTCAAACCCATGCTGAAATGCACACCATCACGATTTTTTTGAAGTTTCTACGTCTCACCATCGTACAACCACGTAAACACACGAAACACTCGCCCACGCACTCGAGATGCCGTTCGTCAAGGTCGTGAAGAACAAGGCGTACTTCAAGCGCTTTCAGGTGAAgtaccgccgtcgccgcgaggGCAAGACGGACTaccacgcgcgccgccagaTGGTGCTGCAGGACAAGACGAAGTTTGGCTCGCCCAAGTACCGCCTTGTTGTGCGCATCACGAACAAGGACATCATTGCGCAGATCGTGCAGGCGAAGATCGTcggcgacgaggtggtgatggccgCGTACGCGCACGAGCTGCCTGCGTTCGGGATTGAGCACGGCCTGACAAACTACGCCGCTGCGTACGCGactgggctgctgctggcgcgccgcacgctggcgaagctgGGCATCGCGGACAAGTTCCAGGgcgcgaaggaggcggacgGCTCGTACTCTGCTGTGCGCACGAagaaggacgacgagggcgacgacgaggagcgctTCCCGTTCAAGGCGATCCTGGACGTCGGCCtcgcgcgcacgacgaccGGTGCCCGCGTGTTCGGCGTGCTGAAGGGCGCGGTGGACGGCGGTATGgctgtgccgcaccgccccaACCGCTTCCCCGGCTACAACAAGGAGAAGAGCTCACTGGACGCGAAGGTGCACCGCGACCGCATCTTTGGCAAGCACGTTGCGGAGTACCTGAAGcaggtgaaggaggaggcgagctCGAACCCCGACGAGAAGTGCGTGCAGTTCTCGAAGTACATGGCCGCGAAGGTTTTGCCGGAGAGCATCGAGGGCATGTACAAGAAGGCGCACGCGGCGATCCGCGCGGACCCGTCGAAGTCGCTgccgaagaaggcgaagaaggagagcGTCGCGCACAAGAGCTACAAGACGAAGAAGCTGAGCGGCGCGGAGAAGAGGGCCGCCGCGAAGGCGAAGGTCGCGGCCATCCGCGAGCGCCTCGGCAAGTAAgtcagctgctgcgtctgAGGGTCTTTGCCTCTTCTTCTGTGTACGTTCTCcaatgcgtgtgcgcatatGAATGCCACTGTCTCTCACTCCCTCGCCGTTGTGCACGAATGAGCGCTGGTGGGCGTTTCGCGAATGGCGGTGCGTCAATGTGCACTTGCCGCGTGATCCTCTCTGTGCGCTCCGACGGTGTGTTAGTGTGTTCAATGCGGTTTCTATGTTTTACTGATTTTTTCACCTCGGCGCAGGCATGTGTCGGGCGTGTCTTTGCCCCAAGACAAAAGGAAAATGAAGGAATCGAAAGTACAGTGTGGCAAGGGAAGGCGAGAAATTGGGGCGCATTCATTTCGGTTGTGCGGAGAGACGTCCGTCAGATTGCTGCCGTCCCTCTGGGGGAATGGTCGGTGCTGATGCGGATGGGAcgtgtctttctctctctctgcagaggaagagggagaggagatgCTCGTACGTCCTCCACGTTTCCCGGATATCTGCCATGTCGTCTAACGAAAGGAAGCCCGTTTGGGTTACCGACCCGCCCCGACGTGTGTCGGGTTGCGTGGGATACGCATCGGATCGTGCTGCGTCCGCACTGAAACcgtccctctcttttttaACACTGTTGCCTTCCGCTTGGGCCGCACTTTCCACTC is a window encoding:
- a CDS encoding putative 60S ribosomal protein L5, whose protein sequence is MPFVKVVKNKAYFKRFQVKYRRRREGKTDYHARRQMVLQDKTKFGSPKYRLVVRITNKDIIAQIVQAKIVGDEVVMAAYAHELPAFGIEHGLTNYAAAYATGLLLARRTLAKLGIADKFQGAKEADGSYSAVRTKKDDEGDDEERFPFKAILDVGLARTTTGARVFGVLKGAVDGGMAVPHRPNRFPGYNKEKSSLDAKVHRDRIFGKHVAEYLKQVKEEASSNPDEKCVQFSKYMAAKVLPESIEGMYKKAHAAIRADPSKSLPKKAKKESVAHKSYKTKKLSGAEKRAAAKAKVAAIRERLGK